taatgttgATTGAACGAAGGTTAAGGTTAATTCGAGCAGTTATTCGTCATAAACACGCGCGACAGAGATATCAGTTTTACGTATATTCATTCGAACAGATACCGATTGGTTTCTTTCCCACGCGCGTTTCAAAATCAATTAACCGCATTCGCACTTTCAATTTCATTCAGATGAAAGTAGTCTCTGCTTAAAAGGGAGGAAAGCATCGAACGAAGCGCCACGATGTTGCTCGCGATTTTCAGCAATTCGCTCTCTCATTTTACGCACTCTCCTCGAAAGTAAGTAAAAGTGGAGGGAAAAAAATCGAACAGGGTCGAGACACTCTAGCTCGGAGACGTATCCCAATAGTTGGCCTAGTACcaagtttcatatttttcgccCCCCTGGGTACGCAGTGGATCGTCGAACGATTGATCGTCTATGATTATTGACATTCTTccagaaattttattgatatatatatatataaactttatcgCTATCGTTGAACATAGTAATATTTGGGGATATATGACTAGGGCGATACCTTCGGTATTTATTGGGGAAACCGAGAATATACTatatcgagagagagagagagagagaaagaaagaaagagagagagagagagagaaaatataaaacgagAGCAAGAGGACAAGAGGGGGGCTGAAAGAGAGATATGGGATTGgtagaattattatacatataaatatatggaatattatatataagagaGAGGAGATACACAGTCGAGAGCAGGGACGGGGGCGGGTAATAACGAAACGAAGGCGAATTAGCGTGTAACAATGTAAGTCTTTccagagagagaaaagagagagagagagagagagagagagagagagagagagagagaacagagacaaaaagaagaagaatctCTTCCTTGCGTTGACGTAAAACGGAGCTGAATCTGCGAGAGAACCAAggattagattaaaaatattgtacgtATGCGAGCGGAAATATGGTACGCGAGAGAGTATAAAACCTTTACGTTTTCTCACTCATTACGTGAACGGTACGTTAGTAATGGATATATTATGATTACGATGATTGCTATATTCGTTGTTATTGTTCCTCGGTTGTAAGCGGAGACGTTTAAGAGTGATCCATTTGTACAATCATTGAgtcattaaaatatgattattcatTATGGAAAATTGcctattttctttaaaattccTTAATTTCCCAAAAAGGTATAATTAACTCTGCAACCTGCCTCAAAATTTCCCACTATGTCTTACTGATTTACGTCGCTTCGATTATCTGTGTGATTATTATCAGTAATAATAtcagtataataattatcagaaaatttaatttattggattaacttagaataaatttatagttgttataaaaaaatatattatcaataactgattaaatttaaaaaaaaccgcTTGAGCAATATTGtttgacaatttaatttattttgttaaatagagctgttatttttatcgtatatatattttttaactatctattagaaattgaatttcCAAGTAATGAGGCATATtgcttttgaaaaaattataaataaaagataataataaaattatgagagACTTTTCTCGATTCCAATATATTTCAACTTATTTCTTAAAACTCATTGCGTAGTTAATACTTTGTACAGGAAACTTTATCACATTTCACAAGCATGCTGATAGCTTGTAGGTGTTCGATAATCTTTGATTGagtaattattaagaatagCAGGTGAGTAAACTAAACAGTTAAGCTTCTCTAAATATAAGAAACcattcataatataaatcgactttattttacttcacTTGACTTTACTCATTTTGCGgattcaaagaaaataaaaatacagatttGCATGCAGACTGTTGCTTtggctaaaaataaaatgtataaaaaattccgACTATCACACAatcactaaaaaaattatatacatctgattatataaatatatttctaaaataagagtaaagaaatattgtaacaaagCATTTTACGTCGAAACTTTAGATCTGTCTcgtttaattagattttattttaatttcgacTCTTCGTCTTTCGTCTAAACTACATTCTGTTTGTGATAAGGAATGTTTTTGATCGAGATTTTACGTGTATGATAAGCTACCGGACACCAGTTGGTAAGTCTGATAAGTCCAATTTGATATGATTGTGCTTGCTCATTTAAGACAGTTGCTCGTTCAACCAGGAAAGTGAATAGTAACGACAGAATAATTGACATGACGGGGAactttatttgtttctttttgcaTCAAAAAGATCATTAATAAACTATGTCTCGAAATCTTACAGTTTGATAGGCTAATCGGAAATAAATCCGCGGTGAAGTAAAACGAAATATTATACTCGCAAAGGCTCGATATATCGTTGACGATTACAGTGATTGTTACAGCGTTATACTAAAGGTATtatatcgtatatattattatatttatttaataaagtgtatgcttaaataattaatattgtccAAATCAGGaataaaaaatcgcaaaattacGAAAATAGATTATTTGTAGTATTGAGAAATAATAGTCCAGCGTGTAACACGTGAATTTACGTATTGTGTTAACCACGTTCGATATAGTTCGTCACCAAAGGAAAGAATTTGTCATGTGTTTTGAACGTGATTGATCTGTCCATAACAATAACAACTTTATGAAACTGTGGGCTCAGTGCACGTATCAGAAGTATAATTGAAACAGAATCGAAATCACTGGTCCAGAGTCAAGTACTCGGGCACTTGAAGGAATACaagaagaaatataagaaacagACTTGAACAGTTTGCTAATGTTCTTAAGTGTAAATCTCTCGATCAATAACGATTTCTGAATGCACCTGCAACATGAAGCGGCCGGAAGTGTTGCTCAGTTTTGTATTCGCGCTATTGTGTTGCGTTTTAATTTCGGCGGAAGATAGACAATACTACTGTGCGTGGTACGGTGAGTGTGGAGAAGAAAATGACATTAAGCGAACCTGTGTAGCGAGAAATATCACCGCCCAACCGTTCAACAATTCGGATGCCGAAGCTACTTTGCAAAGGAGATGTCCGCACTTCTTTTCGGACGGTTTGTATTCTAAAATTCATTCGGCTAATCGCGCAATTGGAAGGCAAAGCGGCACTTTCGCTTTCGTCGATAATTTCGCGCTTACGAAACGTAACATCTTGCAGATTCGCTGAAAACGTGCTGCGACGCCGATCAAATCGTCACGATGGACCAGAGCATGGTTATGGCCGAAAACATTTTTGGCAGGTGTCCAACCTGCATAAGAAATATGTTCCGATTGATTTGCGATCTTACGTGCAGCACTGAGCAAGGTCGATTCTTAAAAGTGACCAAGAGTGACTTGGATGAAGATGGTATGGAGTACGTTGTAGAAACTGAGGTAATTCTTACACTGAAAAAGAAGTCTTGTTGGATTATACAGAATTCTAGTAGATTCAACCAGAATGTCTGTTCGAAAATGGACGAAACAGAATTCCTGTTGGAATTATCAGACTATTCTGGTTAATTCCTTCTTGTTAAATCTACCAGAATTTCTGTATAATCTACACTGGAAAaagttttgttatattataaaaaattctggtTGATTTTACTAGtatatttgtttgaaaatggacgaaataaatttgttgttaTAATTACAAGAAGATTCTGTTGAATTCCATCCTGTTTAAatctaccagaatttcttgtaaaccttacTGTATCGTTTTGTCAGGTTAACACAACTTTGTAGTTAAGGAAACAAATTCAGATAAGTgtggttttttaaaaatactaactaTATTTTGTTTCCGAACTTGTTTTTCACTGGTAtccatatatttcattaaaaaaaacaaacaccacgtgatcataaaacttttcggatgTAAGAGGCTGATGGCAGAGAACGAGATGTAAGTCATAGTCGTATGGTAAGGCaaagaaaaacgtaagtcgtgaaaCGTATCCACACAATACTCTTTCACgatttacgtttttctctgccttaccatACAACCACGACTTATATCTCGTTCTCTGCCCaactaatattccgtaatggatTCCACAACGCGACGCAAACTTTCGGCGAGATCAGTTGAAACTGTTTCGATTgcatttgttacactgctactgcgCCGCGAGTAGCGAAGAcgcagtagcagtgtaacaaatgaatGCGGCAAACAGTTGATCAACCGTTTAATGAGTGATAACGAAACTGTTGCAGAGCGctgcgatttatgtaaatataacaagaagttTTGTAGATCCAATAAGAAATCAGATCTTTAGAAGAAAGTTAACCAAATTCTGTTTCACTAGACAAGAATACGCTCCACCGGAagcgttttattaatataatgaaaccatttttctcagtgtacaAACGATATTTGCAAAAGATTGGcagaataataagaaaatttagataaaataaaacatttgtgataaaacaattttaaagcacatcaattaaaacgttattaaagaaaatgataaaccAAATCTCTTTTGCAAACCAAAGTTAAACTGCTCCGATTGTCCTTTAGATTCACGTGACGGAAGAATACGTAACTGCGACATATGATTCctgcaaaaatatgattaaccCAATGAGCGGCATGTTAGCAATGGACATGGCATGCGGCTCGCACGGAGCCAGCAGATGTTCTCCTAAGTTGTAAGTACgcgaacaaaaataaaagtaaatagcGTGCACGTATGAGTGTCTGGATATGCGTGAAGTAGAAGAAAGCTACAtctaatatataacatatataatttgtgcAAAGATGGTACGAGTACATGGGCGACATCGAGGAGAACATGTTCATACCCTTCCAGATGACTTATGTTTATGATGCAACTGATAAATGGGGCGCAGAGCCATGGAATGCGCAAGCTAAAAAATGCGACGAGGCTTACGATGTAAGTTCAAAGAGCTAAACTCTAGAAAGCAAACAGTTACACGAATGTTTCGCATAATCTATATTTCTTCTCATACTTAAGAATCTCAtacattatctttatattttatcaggaCTTGTCTGCACCCTGCAGCTGCGTCGACTGTCCCTCATCGTGTCCCTTCACGAAATGGGAAATTGATTCAAACGATACTTTCACGATAGGCGATTTTAACGGTTATGGCGTAATAGCAGCGATAGTTATCGTTGCGCTCACAATTCTATCAAGTGCCACATATGTCTTAGTGAAGACATTTTGGAAGAAAGGTACGAATTTCGATGaatttttcattgattttgAAATCCCTGCAAACTTtgtttaagataaaatattacgcgcgtacaattttatctttaaatgttattatttctatGTTCTTAGGTTCTAGAACATCggtaaaaaagttaaatggaAACTGTACTCAAAGTTGTCAAAAAAtcttcgaaataatttttgctttgtGGGGAAAAGGTAATTAACatgtaattaacatatttttcacaaatgtaATCTTCTTTATAACAATTgctataaagaaataataaaaactttgatggtacaaattatgtaatttgatTCTTATTAAACTCTCGTAATCTGAAATAACATTCAAAACAGAATATAACCGTTTTGATATCATTGAAGTTAAACAATCTTTCTTCGATCATACtattgtacaaattatttattacgtattgAAGTAACGcttaaaaaatacaagtttctaattatagaaaagaatttttaagttATCGTTATTTAACAGCGTTCGCCAAGCATCCTGTTATTGTCTTATTCACGGCTTCATACATCGTTCTCGGATTGAGTTATGGAATCACGTTTCTTAAGGTCACTGTGAACCCAATCGAAATCTGGGCGGCACCAGACAGCAGATCACGGATAGAAAAGGATTATTTTGATAACCGATTTCAGCCCTTTTATCGTACcgaacaaatttatataaaatctgttGGCCTTGACAAGGTAAGTTGCTTATCGTGACAATTGGTGATTTGTTTGGAATATTTGGGTGCCCTGCTTgcttaatacaaaataaatgttccTGGAAAACTATGTTACATGAGAATAAAGTTttcttatacattttattgcagataaaACATAATACTACGAATGGAGTTTTGGAATTTGGACCTGTGTTTAACAAAGAGTTCCTCTTAGCTGTATACGAGCTACAGGAAGAGATTCTTCAGGTATGTTAACGTATAATGAAGAAATTTGCTCTCTCTCTGAGTGtgtgatatataattaaagaacttTGACAATTAACGTTTACAGATTGGCAGAAAAAAGAATGAAGGATTGGAAAAAATCTGCTACGCTCCTGTGCAAAGCGAATTCACTGGGCCGGTAACTCTCGATCTCTGCACGGTGCAAAGTATATGGGGATATTTTCAAAACGATCtcgaatattttaacaaaaccgATAATGTGAATGGATACGAAATTAACTATCTGGATGATATATACTCGTGTATGCAGTAAGTAAAGACCAATTCAAGTGTTTgtctgaaattatataatgtgaaattatataatagtcattattatataatattatataataaataaaattatgtaattatgtaattgtttacaaaaatttacaatgataataataatacacttcttaaatgtataatttacgaATCAacatagtaataattatttcaacaattaatTCAACAATTTACAACTAAATACGTAGTGTAATGGCTAAATACGCGTCAATATTTCTGACAAAATTCACTAGCGAATAATTAGTTCTCTTCCAcactatatattttgcatattcaaatttattaacaaaatgtttttagaaATCCATTTAATACAAACTGTCTGGCGCCATATAAAGGACCCATAATACCCGCATTAGCAGTGGGTGGTTTTTTAAAAGAAGGCGAGTTTGAGTACGATTCTTCtgattatataaaagcaaCGGGATTGGTTTTAACCTTCTTGGTGAAAAATTCGCTCGATGAGGAAGATCTCGCGCCGGTTATAAAATGGGAGCAACGGTatgtgaaaataaagaaaaaaggcaaaataaaatttgtcgaaCATCATTACAAGTATTAATGCATCAGGAATTTGTGCAATTTATTAAGTGCgcgcaattattaaattttgttattaaattttgaatatatgcaGCTTCCTcgattttatggaaaaatgGAATCAAAAAAGTCGACCAAAATTCATGAATGTCGCATGGTCGACAGAGAAATCGATAGAAGACGAATTGGACAGAACTTCGAAAGCGGAAATGATAACGATGGTCATAAGCTATCTTGTCATGTTTGTTTATATCGCTCTGGCCCTCGGTAAAATTAGATTCTCTCCTATCGGCTATTTAGTAAGTTTATTTCATTGTCTTTCCTGATACAAGATTGTTAATAAACATGCAGCTAAACTCTTAAGCaattcaattacaatttctCAATTCAGATCGAAAGCAAAATCGTATTGAGCATCGGTGGTATCATCGTAGTCATTGCGTCGGTCGCCTGTTCGCTCGGCGTTTTCGGCTACGTAGGCGTACCAACCACTCTGCTCACAATCGAGGTATCATAgtgaatatgaaataattatataattaatataattcttacaaaatatttgttttttggaGACATTTATTTGTAGTAACAGTAAATTAATGGTAAATCGTTTTTCAGGTGATTCCATTCTTAGTGCTGGCCGTCGGAGTCgacaatattttcattttggtTCAAAATCATCAGAGAAATCCTCGACGTTGCGGCGAATCGATTCCGGAGCACATTGGCAGAGTTGTAGCTGCGGTCGGACCCTCGATATTGTTAACCAGCACATCCGAATGTTTTTGTTTCCTCATCGGTacgtagaaattattatatatgtatataactgaaggaaaagagaaactgtataattatataaaataaaaatttcaggaGCGTTTTCTTCGATGCCGGCTGTTAACACCTTCGCGATGTACGCCTCTTTATCAATTCTATTCAACTTCTTTCTGCAAATAACGGCTTTCGTCGCTTTACTGGCTCTCGACTCCAAGAGAACTGAGGTGAATtgcaaatgataatttaattttaaataaaaattttgatcttgcaatataatttggcatcaatctttaattattttgtttcttttttaagattttgatTTCTGCAACAGTTTtagttttgtatttattttacgatagATTGGTTTCtccattttaatttgttttatttcggAAAATAAATGACTAAAACATTTCTAGAACAACCGTCTGGACGTTCTCTGCTGCATTTCCGTCGAGGAAAGGTCACGACCGCATGCCGATGCAAGCAGGGGTCTCGTCCATACAATCTTCGAGCGTGCTTACACGCCGTTTTTGATGAAAACACCGGTTCGAATAATCGTTTTGATCGTTTTTATCGCCGCTCTCATTACTCACGTTATAGTCATACCGCAGCTCGACATCGGACTGGATCAGAAGCTTTCGATGCCCGAGGACTCTTACGTTTTGAAATACTTCGAGgtaaaaaatggaataaattttatctatagTCCGCATAATGATTATTCAAATGCAAAGtgcaatatatatctttttgcaGTACATGGAGGATCTTTTGTCGATGGGCCCGCCTGTGTACTTCGTATTGACAAAAGGTCTAAATTACAGCAAGGCGGAAACTCAGAATATCATATGCGGTGGTCAATGGTGTAACACTGATTCTTTATACACACAGATATATTCGGCTGCGAAACAACCCGACGTGTTTGTATCCCTCAAATGATTTTAGAAATCTCGGAAAAATGTGTCCTGCAAGCcatatatgagaaaaattaataatattaatatttttttgtattttaaagtgAGACATTCattatcttttacatttttccaataaaatgttattgctAACAAATTGTTTAGATAAAGCGCGGTAAACACGAtgtttttgcacatttttctgaaaattatttcgaataattGCCAAATACACAAAGTGATTCGAATGCTAcgcaaaaatttcatttgtacttaaataattgtagGTCGTATTTGTCTAAACCAGCCTCTTCTTGGATAGACGATTATCTGGATTGGTCGACGATTGACGGctgttgcaaatattttctcacGAACGATTCGTTTTGCCCACACAAATTTggtaagtataaatattaatgtaatacaagtattaattattgttaatgcTGATATACTTACTgtgtataataacaatttcaattGTGTTCTTCTTAAACTTCCGCAcatcttattaattaacgcaaatataattcaaaaaatgaaattgccTACAGATGGGATATGTGATACATGtgagattattattaacaagaGTATTTCACGCCCGGATGAAGAAAgtttcagaaaatatatttcttactttgTAATGGACATTCCTGACGAATTTTGCGCTAAAGCTGGCAGAGCTTCATATTACGATGTGAGTCAATATtgcaattgcattttaatgaataataagaaatttctattattccatataaattaaattttggtgaactttttgcaaaagtgcaattgcataaattaaaaaaattaatttttcacataataaaattcaataattgaaaCTTTTGTTCAAACAATAggcgataaattattattacgatgAGTTCGGTTTAATCGATGTGGGCGATTCATATTTCATGGGCTATCATACACCTTTGAAAAAGTCATCTGATTGGTACGAATCGCTCCGAGTTGCTAGAATAATATCGGAGAACATCACAACCATGATTAACAATGCCAGACTGTCCAATCAAAAAGTCAAAGTGTTTCCATACAGGTGAGTGTATCATTTAAACGCCTAATTTCGAGAAACtagatatcataattttacagaaaaaattcttattctttctTCTCAGCGTATATGTGTATTTCTTCTATCATATACTATTGttgaaatatcaattaataaatttttgatacacGTTTCAGTGTCTTCTATGTGTTCTATGAACAATACTTAACCATTTGGCAAGAAATCTTATCGTCAATAGGTTTATCTCTTGCCGTAATTTTCGTCGTGACGCTACTTTTCACAGGATTATCGCTATTCTCTGCAGTGATAGTTGTTTTTACTGTGTCaacaataatgattaatatagCGGGTCTAATGTATTGGTGGAATGTCAGCCTCAACGCGGTCTCTCTTGTAAATCTAGTTATggtttgtattaaatttgctctttttcttttcgttctCTAAGATCGACAAAGTGTCATGTTATaattcgataataattattgtgacttttaataatatgataaatatataaaaatattacataatgtataaatacaaCATTTATACTATCATGTGTGacaatataaaactaattttttcaatatttaaggctcctgggtagtcaccgcagccatattagattcgtgacgtcagaagcgagaaatgacacgccgagaattcttgcgtgccatttctaaataaaatgataatttaacaaagtaacactctggatcgctttaagacacctgtaaaattgtccgaaaactatGCTTTTTCCTTGACAGGTTATAAACAATTGTTAAATCAACAGTGAAACGAAGcctaattatgcgagaaaacacacggttgacagctgtctgtatgagtagaaaattctccttctacgttgggctttccctgctaatcttagttttcggataattttacaggtttcatgaacacgtcacatatcacagtactaacatttaacgaatattaatgaaatggcacgcaagaataaattgggtagtcaacatgtcattttttcacgcctaatagttcatcgattctccacctaagacgctgcataagaatttctgtcatatggacatgtcggtaacggtactaagctatatatattctgtatttatcgcgtttatttttttgtaaacaaatttttaaattataaattaacattttgtatgttattcagtaatttacttttatcgaatcaattgattaggtcaaactgttacactatttatttatacgataaatcGACTGGGTAAATTCGACTAGGTTTTTATTCCTACCACAATTATGTCGCTACTGTCAACGCGGAGTTCACGGCTGCGGGACCAGGAGCCTTAATCGCATATTAATTGTAGATTatagtaaaatgtttttattattattagtgctgggttaaaatataaactttttttacaggCGGCAGGTATTTCGGTGGAATTTTGCAGTCATATAGTGCATTCTTATATCACATCGACAGCGAAGACGAGATTTGATAAAGCATCGGAGGCGCTTTCTATCACAGGAAGTTCTGTAAGTGCAACTAATGTTTGCATGATCTATATTTCAGTCttcgagaaatttattattaaactttttaactaTGCCACAGGTTTTTTCCGGAATCACTTTGACCAAAATCGTGGGTATCGTGGTGTTAGCATTTGCGAAAACGCAAATCTTCCGAGTATTCTATTTCCGAATGTATTTAGGAATTGTTCTGTTTGGTGCTATACAcggtttaatatttttgcctGTGTTATTAAGTTTTATAGGTATGtaatgtgtattatatatttttttcaaaaatgttaatattgcaCGATGTATTGCGCGCCCAacacaatattataatcattattgtTACAGGACCtgtataagaataataatgtatagaACCTGTAAGGAAGAGCAATACAACATTCatggcaataaaaaaaaagctatcTTATGTGATTCGTAACGTAATGCGGTTGtttagacaaaaataaatgattaatgtatataaattattttgttaataacgtAGCTCTATACGtttgcgtatttttttatattcacgtATATGATATCGTCAGACTGAATACACAGCTGtgtgttaattaatatcttatagTTGCAATTTGCAATCAGTGCGAATCCAAATGTTTATGACATATCATACGcatacgttaaaaaaatatgcagatttgtatttaatttatattaaataaatttgttttctttacaaaaatattacttgtCATTTACTTTCTTTACTTGCCACTAGAAATACTTTAAGATAGCAACTTGTCTGATGAAATTGTGCTAAAATTCAGTCATTCGATAAATGCAgttacattttctaaaattcaaTAGTTTTTCatgaattaaaatagataaaataatatatatattagattgataagaattttcttttgcaaaattgataaatactACAAACTTTTCACACTGATTTAACAATTGTtgcttattttaaaacataccaaataatttatttcataatat
This window of the Linepithema humile isolate Giens D197 chromosome 1, Lhum_UNIL_v1.0, whole genome shotgun sequence genome carries:
- the LOC105677927 gene encoding NPC intracellular cholesterol transporter 1 homolog 1b-like, which produces MKRPEVLLSFVFALLCCVLISAEDRQYYCAWYGECGEENDIKRTCVARNITAQPFNNSDAEATLQRRCPHFFSDDSLKTCCDADQIVTMDQSMVMAENIFGRCPTCIRNMFRLICDLTCSTEQGRFLKVTKSDLDEDGMEYVVETEIHVTEEYVTATYDSCKNMINPMSGMLAMDMACGSHGASRCSPKLWYEYMGDIEENMFIPFQMTYVYDATDKWGAEPWNAQAKKCDEAYDDLSAPCSCVDCPSSCPFTKWEIDSNDTFTIGDFNGYGVIAAIVIVALTILSSATYVLVKTFWKKGSRTSVKKLNGNCTQSCQKIFEIIFALWGKAFAKHPVIVLFTASYIVLGLSYGITFLKVTVNPIEIWAAPDSRSRIEKDYFDNRFQPFYRTEQIYIKSVGLDKIKHNTTNGVLEFGPVFNKEFLLAVYELQEEILQIGRKKNEGLEKICYAPVQSEFTGPVTLDLCTVQSIWGYFQNDLEYFNKTDNVNGYEINYLDDIYSCMQNPFNTNCLAPYKGPIIPALAVGGFLKEGEFEYDSSDYIKATGLVLTFLVKNSLDEEDLAPVIKWEQRFLDFMEKWNQKSRPKFMNVAWSTEKSIEDELDRTSKAEMITMVISYLVMFVYIALALGKIRFSPIGYLIESKIVLSIGGIIVVIASVACSLGVFGYVGVPTTLLTIEVIPFLVLAVGVDNIFILVQNHQRNPRRCGESIPEHIGRVVAAVGPSILLTSTSECFCFLIGAFSSMPAVNTFAMYASLSILFNFFLQITAFVALLALDSKRTENNRLDVLCCISVEERSRPHADASRGLVHTIFERAYTPFLMKTPVRIIVLIVFIAALITHVIVIPQLDIGLDQKLSMPEDSYVLKYFEYMEDLLSMGPPVYFVLTKGLNYSKAETQNIICGGQWCNTDSLYTQIYSAAKQPDVSYLSKPASSWIDDYLDWSTIDGCCKYFLTNDSFCPHKFDGICDTCEIIINKSISRPDEESFRKYISYFVMDIPDEFCAKAGRASYYDAINYYYDEFGLIDVGDSYFMGYHTPLKKSSDWYESLRVARIISENITTMINNARLSNQKVKVFPYSVFYVFYEQYLTIWQEILSSIGLSLAVIFVVTLLFTGLSLFSAVIVVFTVSTIMINIAGLMYWWNVSLNAVSLVNLVMAAGISVEFCSHIVHSYITSTAKTRFDKASEALSITGSSVFSGITLTKIVGIVVLAFAKTQIFRVFYFRMYLGIVLFGAIHGLIFLPVLLSFIGPV